Proteins from a single region of Candidatus Rubrimentiphilum sp.:
- the rplN gene encoding 50S ribosomal protein L14, producing the protein MIQQETRLKVADNSGARELLCIHVQGGSRHPYARVGDVIVGTVKSAIPGAAVKKGQVVQAVVVRTSAPIRRSDGSVVRCDDNACVVLKGEKDLDPRGTRVFGPVMRELRDRGFLKIASLAPEVL; encoded by the coding sequence GAAACGCGGCTGAAAGTTGCCGACAATTCGGGAGCGCGCGAACTCCTCTGCATTCACGTGCAGGGCGGGAGCCGGCATCCCTATGCCCGAGTCGGCGACGTGATCGTGGGAACGGTCAAGAGCGCGATTCCGGGCGCAGCAGTGAAAAAGGGCCAGGTCGTGCAGGCCGTGGTCGTGCGCACCTCCGCGCCGATCCGCCGTTCGGATGGTTCGGTTGTGCGGTGCGACGACAACGCGTGCGTCGTGCTCAAAGGTGAAAAAGATCTCGACCCGCGCGGTACGCGCGTCTTCGGACCGGTCATGCGCGAATTGCGCGACCGCGGATTCTTGAAGATCGCATCGCTCGCGCCGGAGGTGCTGTAA
- the rplX gene encoding 50S ribosomal protein L24 encodes MSTIVKGDTVLIRRGKERGKRGVVKSVFPRLGMATVEGLNIVKRHTKPGAPKQQNMGGSAQTGGILEKEAPLPMSALQYVCEKCKKPTRLRHHETAEGTKRVCAKCGEPARLPVKGT; translated from the coding sequence ATGAGCACTATTGTGAAAGGCGACACCGTGCTGATCCGCCGCGGCAAAGAGCGCGGCAAACGCGGCGTCGTGAAGTCTGTTTTCCCGCGCCTGGGCATGGCAACGGTGGAAGGGCTGAACATCGTCAAGCGCCACACGAAGCCCGGCGCTCCGAAGCAGCAAAACATGGGCGGCTCGGCGCAGACCGGCGGCATTCTGGAAAAAGAAGCGCCGTTGCCGATGAGTGCGCTCCAGTACGTCTGCGAGAAGTGCAAGAAGCCGACGCGCTTGCGCCATCACGAGACGGCCGAAGGCACGAAGCGCGTCTGCGCCAAGTGCGGCGAGCCTGCGCGTTTGCCTGTGAAGGGAACGTAA